A genomic region of Lasioglossum baleicum chromosome 16, iyLasBale1, whole genome shotgun sequence contains the following coding sequences:
- the LOC143216749 gene encoding protein-L-isoaspartate(D-aspartate) O-methyltransferase isoform X2, with product MAWHCSGTTNQEMVAKLKDAGILTIGKAEAAMLAVDRARYYHESDPYLDRPRRIGYNVTISAPHMHAHALCILADQLFEGAKALDIGSGSGYLTACMGFMVGSSGRVIGVDHIPELIEISTRNVQEDCPHFIKEGRVKFVVGDGRLGHTADGPYNAIHVGAAADTLPQQLIDQLAVGGRLICPVVSIEGFQRLQDFLQVDKNADGTISTKKLMHVSYVPLTDRATQLQND from the exons ATGGCATGGCATTGCAGCGGAACCACCAATCAAGAAATGGTTGCTAAACTGAAGG ATGCAGGCATCCTGACTATCGGTAAAGCGGAAGCAGCTATGTTAGCCGTAGACAGGGCAAGGTATTACCACGAGTCAGACCCTTATCTGGATCGACCGAGGAGAATAGGATATAATGTAACCATTAGCGCTCCTCACATG CATGCACACGCATTGTGTATCCTTGCCGATCAATTGTTCGAAGGAGCCAAAGCCCTGGACATTGGCTCCGGATCTGGTTACTTGACTGCGTGCATGGGATTTATGGTGGGATCCAGTGGTCGTGTAATCGGCGTCGATCACATCCCAGAACTGATTGAAATTTCGACGAGAAATGTACAGGAGGATTGCCCTCATTTCATCAAAGAAGGTCGCGTGAAATTCGTTG TGGGAGACGGTAGATTGGGACATACCGCCGATGGCCCGTACAACGCGATTCACGTTGGAGCAGCAGCGGATACGTTACCGCAACAG CTGATAGACCAATTAGCTGTTGGAGGACGTCTAATCTGTCCTGTAGTTAGCATAGAAGGATTCCAAAGGCTTCAAGATTTTCTGCAAGTGGATAAGAATGCCGATGGCACCATCTCGACGAAAAAACTAATGCACGTTTCCTATGTACCCCTCACCGATCGCGCCACTCAATTACAAAACGATTAA
- the LOC143216749 gene encoding protein-L-isoaspartate(D-aspartate) O-methyltransferase isoform X1, with protein sequence MQIHPYNGRPLLFIHPLQVVARQWRDLSPPISWQIPTDQTLRSAVSFVVISQKNMAWHCSGTTNQEMVAKLKDAGILTIGKAEAAMLAVDRARYYHESDPYLDRPRRIGYNVTISAPHMHAHALCILADQLFEGAKALDIGSGSGYLTACMGFMVGSSGRVIGVDHIPELIEISTRNVQEDCPHFIKEGRVKFVVGDGRLGHTADGPYNAIHVGAAADTLPQQLIDQLAVGGRLICPVVSIEGFQRLQDFLQVDKNADGTISTKKLMHVSYVPLTDRATQLQND encoded by the exons atgCAGATTCACCCTTACAACGgacgaccattactttttatacaccctctaCAGGTCGTGGCGAGGCAGTGGCGGGACCTATCTCCACCTATCTCTTGGCAGATACCAACAGACCAG ACACTTCGTTCTGCTGTCAGCTTCGTTGTAATCTCTCAGAAAAACATGGCATGGCATTGCAGCGGAACCACCAATCAAGAAATGGTTGCTAAACTGAAGG ATGCAGGCATCCTGACTATCGGTAAAGCGGAAGCAGCTATGTTAGCCGTAGACAGGGCAAGGTATTACCACGAGTCAGACCCTTATCTGGATCGACCGAGGAGAATAGGATATAATGTAACCATTAGCGCTCCTCACATG CATGCACACGCATTGTGTATCCTTGCCGATCAATTGTTCGAAGGAGCCAAAGCCCTGGACATTGGCTCCGGATCTGGTTACTTGACTGCGTGCATGGGATTTATGGTGGGATCCAGTGGTCGTGTAATCGGCGTCGATCACATCCCAGAACTGATTGAAATTTCGACGAGAAATGTACAGGAGGATTGCCCTCATTTCATCAAAGAAGGTCGCGTGAAATTCGTTG TGGGAGACGGTAGATTGGGACATACCGCCGATGGCCCGTACAACGCGATTCACGTTGGAGCAGCAGCGGATACGTTACCGCAACAG CTGATAGACCAATTAGCTGTTGGAGGACGTCTAATCTGTCCTGTAGTTAGCATAGAAGGATTCCAAAGGCTTCAAGATTTTCTGCAAGTGGATAAGAATGCCGATGGCACCATCTCGACGAAAAAACTAATGCACGTTTCCTATGTACCCCTCACCGATCGCGCCACTCAATTACAAAACGATTAA
- the LOC143216748 gene encoding uncharacterized protein LOC143216748, with protein MSPLRYNFSNLPSTIEAAIAFAREHGILRSSKKCRMHHVDMKFFLSPTMHENGRYRCPVGRGKCRQYSGTVDSMFEEIRLPMYKAIRLLYCFTRDFSDSDTVHELYDFTNENDASVSLTTVAAWHRFCREIIVDEFTQIQVDKPKLGGISDSGDPIAVQIDETRFGKKNYKRGTQIEGQWLLGMVDVETGDCRMVVMQNRTAENLISAIKKNVAMGSEIHTDCFRSYPGLTTAGYTHVTVNHTIEFVASNGTCTLGIEPIWRPAKQWMREDCHLNNDDFAYRLCENLWRRFCRHNTIDLMASLMEAIRMHYVFK; from the exons ATGAGTCCATTGCGATACAATTTCTCTAATTTGCCTTCAACAATCGAAGCCGCAATTGCGTTCGCTCGTGAACACGGGATATTGCGGTCCTCCAAAAAGTGTAGAATGCATCATGTGGATATGAAGTTTTTCTTGAGTCCTACTATGCACGAAAACGGCCGGTACCGTTGTCCTGTCGGTCGCGGAAAGTGCCGACAATACTCTGGAACGGTAGATTCGATGTTTGAAGAGATTCGTTTGCCTATGTACAAGGCGATACG GTTATTGTATTGCTTCACACGGGATTTTTCGGATTCCGATACCGTGCACGAGTTGTATGATTTCACAAATGAAAATGATGCGAGTGTTTCGTTGACTACTGTTGCAGCGTGGCACCGTTTCTGCCGTGAGATAATTGTAGACGAGTTTACCCAGATCCAAGTGGATAAGCCGAAATTAGGGGGGATTTCGGATTCTGGAGATCCGATCGCAGTTCAG ATTGATGAAACCAGATTTGGAAAAAAGAATTATAAACGTGGCACCCAAATTGAAGGCCAGTGGCTCTTGGGAATGGTCGATGTCGAGACAGGGGACTGTCGGATGGTGGTAATGCAAAACCGAACAGCCGAAAACTTAATTAGCGCAATTAAGAAGAATGTAGCCATGGGCAGTGAGATCCATACGGATTGCTTTCGGAGTTACCCAGGGCTCACTACCGCAGGCTACACTCACGTAACAGTGAATCATACAATAGAGTTTGTTG CAAGCAATGGGACATGCACACTAGGTATCGAGCCAATTTGGCGTCCAGCAAAACAATGGATGCGGGAAGATTGTCACTTAAATAATGATGATTTTGCCTATCGGTTGTGTGAGAATTTGTGGAGGCGATTTTGCCGCCACAACACTATCGATTTGATGGCATCGCTCATGGAAGCGATTCGAATGCATTACGTTTTTAAGTGA